From Halomarina ordinaria:
TCGCCCGAGGTGGTGTTCCTCGACTACGTCGCCTTCCTCGCGCTGGCGACGGCCGGGAACGCGGTCGGCGGCGGCGTGTTCGTCGCCCTGCTGAAGTACGGCCACGTCGTCCGCGGGGCCTGACCGGGCCACGGGTCGCCGGCGGCTACCGGTTCGCCTCGAACCAGTCGACGGCGAAGTCGACCAGTCGCGGCTGCGAGGCGAGTTTGGCCGTCGCGGTCCCGACCCGGCCGTCGGCGAGGCCGACCTCGCGCTCGAAGGCCCGCCCGAGGTCGGGAAAGTCTCCGGTGTCCTGCTCGATGTCGTCGTACTCGACCCAGCGTCGCTCGCCGTCGACGAGCGTCGCCGCCCCCTCCGTGACCCGCTCGGTCGGGAGGTCGGCGCGGTACTCAGCGAGGTGGAGCGAGGTGTTCGCGTCGTGGCCGACGCCGAGCAGGAGGACGTCGCCGGCGAGGTCGTAGACCCGCGCGAGCGGCGAGGGCTCGCCGAGCGCGTCGTCGAGGCCGTGGTCACCGACGACGAACTCGGCGTCGGCACCCCACGCCGCGAACGAGAGCGACGGGTGGTCGCTCCGGCGCACGTCCGGGTAGTCGCGGACGCACTCCGGTATCGCGCCCATCCCCCGCGTGGGGGTGACCGCCGGCCGGTAGGGCGGCATCGTCTCGCGAATCCGCTCGACCCACCCCTCGGGGACCGGCGGGTCAGACCAGTCGGTCGGGTCGGAGTTCTGCGTCGAGTGCGTCGGAACGACGAGCGTCCCGTCCTCGGTGACGGCCGCCCGCAGGGCGTCGACCACCGCCGGCGCCCCGCCGCAGACCCAGCCGAGCGACCCGAGCGAGGAGTGGACGAGGAGCGTGTCGCCCGCCTCGACGCCCAGCGCCCGGAGGTCGTC
This genomic window contains:
- a CDS encoding aminoglycoside N(3)-acetyltransferase, which produces MDERDAVDAVDEPVTTTSLLDDLRALGVEAGDTLLVHSSLGSLGWVCGGAPAVVDALRAAVTEDGTLVVPTHSTQNSDPTDWSDPPVPEGWVERIRETMPPYRPAVTPTRGMGAIPECVRDYPDVRRSDHPSLSFAAWGADAEFVVGDHGLDDALGEPSPLARVYDLAGDVLLLGVGHDANTSLHLAEYRADLPTERVTEGAATLVDGERRWVEYDDIEQDTGDFPDLGRAFEREVGLADGRVGTATAKLASQPRLVDFAVDWFEANR